The proteins below come from a single candidate division WOR-3 bacterium genomic window:
- a CDS encoding T9SS type A sorting domain-containing protein has product MNKIITVILSAIALLVISADAQLLFQENFSYTAGTNLTANGWTAHSASGTNPIKVHTVGLTFPSYASSGIGLSARVDSTGEDVNRTFTAQTSGTIYTAFMLRVEKAKPLGDYFFHLSTNPLSSAEYFARIHIKSDASNNLAFGLGKRHTDTTFTGFTYAVNTTYLLVVKYAIVSGDNNDQLSLFVFNTSAPATEPATPTVGPISPANSADPANIGSVALRQGQAANGPTVIIDGIRIGTSWSATIPTCIEENYAQFSTNPSLRISPNPFTSYTHISYNGNLQNFKNIKIYDATGNLVKTLTETNSIWDGRDEANNLLSAGIYFIQLETNSERKISKITLLR; this is encoded by the coding sequence ATGAACAAAATAATCACAGTAATATTATCAGCAATTGCGCTCTTAGTAATAAGCGCTGATGCTCAACTCTTATTCCAAGAAAACTTCAGTTATACCGCCGGAACTAATCTAACTGCTAATGGCTGGACTGCGCACAGCGCCAGTGGCACAAATCCGATTAAAGTGCATACAGTGGGATTAACATTTCCATCTTATGCATCATCAGGTATCGGGCTTTCGGCAAGAGTTGATTCAACTGGCGAAGATGTTAATCGAACCTTTACTGCGCAAACCAGCGGAACAATTTATACCGCATTTATGCTCAGAGTAGAAAAAGCAAAACCGCTTGGCGATTACTTTTTCCATTTATCAACTAATCCTTTAAGTTCGGCCGAATATTTTGCCCGAATTCATATCAAAAGCGATGCATCGAATAATTTAGCATTTGGTTTAGGTAAAAGACACACTGACACAACCTTTACTGGCTTTACTTACGCAGTAAACACGACTTATCTATTAGTCGTAAAATATGCTATTGTCTCTGGAGATAACAATGACCAACTGAGTTTATTTGTCTTTAACACATCCGCTCCGGCAACAGAACCTGCAACCCCAACTGTCGGACCAATTTCTCCTGCTAACAGTGCTGACCCTGCCAATATTGGTTCAGTGGCACTTCGTCAAGGTCAGGCTGCAAACGGGCCAACCGTGATTATCGATGGTATCCGAATTGGCACAAGTTGGTCGGCAACAATTCCAACTTGCATTGAAGAGAATTACGCCCAATTTTCGACAAATCCTTCTCTAAGAATTTCGCCCAATCCGTTTACCAGTTATACTCATATCAGTTATAATGGCAATCTCCAAAATTTCAAGAACATTAAAATCTATGATGCGACGGGCAATCTTGTAAAAACTTTAACTGAAACAAACAGTATTTGGGACGGCAGAGATGAAGCGAATAATTTACTTTCCGCAGGAATTTACTTTATCCAATTAGAAACAAACAGCGAAAGAAAAATTAGTAAGATAACACTACTGAGATAA
- a CDS encoding protein arginine kinase, with protein sequence MKNEVFDAIDRAIPSWLDDQDARSAIVLSSRVRFARNLAGYHFVNRLTPKESTEILDMVTMAITKEPFLQEVFPKSGFITLNKITPLKAEFLMERHLISPDFIQQITKLEPSKTTNGTGRGVFISPDETTTLMVNEEDHIRLQVLTSGFDFKTGFAKLNEIDDHIESVLHYAFSSRYGFLTACPSNVGTGLRASVLIHLPGLVLTKEIEKTLRSIWQINYAVRGLFGEGTETRGYFFQISNTITLGQSEQEIIEGIEKVTEQLVAYEQKAREYLLKHTKIELEDKIYRAYAILKSARIITSEETLNLLATVRLGVALNLIKDISFATLNKIMLLLRPANLQIFYNQEMSPAERDEKRAILIKQLLNQTQDQSN encoded by the coding sequence ATGAAAAACGAAGTTTTTGACGCCATTGACCGCGCAATACCTTCTTGGCTTGATGACCAAGATGCCCGTTCGGCTATTGTTTTATCCAGTCGGGTCCGTTTTGCGCGCAATCTTGCGGGTTATCATTTTGTTAACCGGTTAACACCTAAAGAATCTACTGAAATATTAGATATGGTCACAATGGCCATTACCAAAGAACCCTTTTTACAAGAAGTCTTTCCTAAATCTGGTTTTATTACGCTTAATAAAATTACTCCGCTTAAAGCCGAATTTCTTATGGAAAGGCATTTAATCTCACCGGATTTTATTCAGCAGATAACCAAATTAGAACCTTCAAAAACTACCAATGGCACAGGTCGCGGTGTCTTTATTAGTCCAGACGAAACCACTACTTTAATGGTTAATGAAGAAGACCATATAAGACTCCAAGTCTTAACCTCGGGATTTGACTTTAAGACCGGCTTTGCAAAACTGAATGAAATTGATGACCACATAGAGTCTGTTTTACATTATGCTTTTTCTTCACGGTATGGTTTTTTGACTGCTTGTCCGAGTAATGTTGGAACTGGTTTACGAGCATCGGTCTTAATCCATTTACCGGGTTTAGTTTTAACTAAAGAGATTGAAAAAACCTTACGCAGTATTTGGCAAATAAATTATGCGGTACGGGGTTTGTTCGGTGAAGGCACAGAAACTCGTGGCTACTTCTTTCAAATCTCTAATACTATTACGCTCGGACAATCCGAACAAGAAATCATTGAGGGCATTGAAAAGGTTACTGAACAACTCGTTGCGTATGAACAAAAAGCCCGCGAATACCTCTTAAAACATACTAAAATTGAACTTGAAGATAAGATCTATCGTGCCTACGCGATTTTAAAATCGGCAAGAATTATAACCAGTGAAGAAACCTTGAATTTACTTGCCACGGTGAGATTAGGTGTTGCTTTGAATCTTATCAAAGACATTTCATTTGCTACGCTCAATAAAATAATGCTCTTGCTGAGACCAGCAAATTTACAGATATTTTATAATCAAGAGATGTCGCCAGCGGAAAGAGATGAAAAACGGGCAATCTTAATTAAACAACTATTGAACCAAACCCAAGACCAATCTAATTAG
- a CDS encoding UvrB/UvrC motif-containing protein: MQDKDIKCCSLCHKPEVVIIISTIDKDGKVLDLALCKECAEKKGVTEIKKMKLTVQEILSELQEKISEEDHNLICNSCGLTYAQFRKQTRLGCEHCYESFGPKLELLIKRIHGATHHTGKTITNTRKRIADYFELKRLRNGLKTAIQNEDYETAARIRDTIKRMRETK, translated from the coding sequence ATGCAAGATAAAGATATAAAGTGCTGTAGTCTCTGCCATAAACCAGAAGTAGTAATTATTATCAGCACAATCGATAAAGACGGCAAGGTTTTAGATTTAGCCTTATGTAAAGAATGTGCTGAGAAGAAAGGTGTTACTGAAATTAAAAAGATGAAACTAACCGTTCAAGAAATTTTATCCGAATTGCAAGAGAAAATTTCTGAAGAAGACCATAATCTAATTTGTAATAGCTGCGGTTTGACTTACGCCCAATTTCGAAAACAAACTCGTTTAGGTTGTGAACACTGCTACGAATCTTTTGGTCCGAAACTGGAGTTATTGATTAAACGTATTCATGGAGCAACTCATCACACAGGTAAAACTATTACTAATACCCGAAAACGCATTGCTGATTATTTTGAACTGAAAAGGCTACGAAATGGTCTTAAAACAGCAATTCAAAATGAAGATTATGAAACTGCCGCCAGAATTCGCGATACTATTAAAAGAATGCGCGAAACGAAATGA
- a CDS encoding ABC transporter ATP-binding protein produces the protein MKNSIVLKAENISKTFISGNERLEVLKGIDLEVNSGEWICILGPSGSGKSTLLHILGGLDTSDTGYVKLDNTNLMEIDQDKVFEVRNRTIGFIFQFHHLLPEFNVLENVALPLLIGGVDKNTAFDCAQKVLAEINFLERIKARATELSGGEKQKVALARALVTNPLIILADEPTGNLDAISTNMLLELFQKLNQEKKITILTVTHNPKVAEFANRRLWLKDGKLWPVN, from the coding sequence ATGAAAAATTCAATAGTGCTTAAAGCCGAAAATATTTCAAAAACCTTTATTTCTGGAAATGAGCGATTAGAAGTATTAAAAGGAATTGATTTAGAAGTCAATTCCGGCGAATGGATATGTATTCTCGGACCGTCAGGGTCAGGCAAAAGCACTCTTTTGCATATTTTAGGTGGTTTAGATACATCAGACACTGGTTATGTAAAATTAGATAATACTAATTTAATGGAGATTGACCAAGACAAAGTCTTTGAAGTTCGTAATCGTACAATCGGATTTATTTTCCAATTTCATCATCTTTTACCGGAATTTAATGTCTTAGAGAATGTCGCCCTGCCTTTATTAATTGGTGGTGTTGATAAAAATACTGCTTTTGATTGTGCTCAAAAAGTTCTTGCGGAAATAAACTTTTTAGAACGAATCAAAGCCCGAGCGACTGAGCTTTCTGGTGGTGAAAAACAGAAGGTCGCTTTAGCCCGGGCTTTAGTAACTAATCCCTTAATAATTTTAGCTGACGAACCAACCGGAAATTTAGATGCAATCAGTACTAATATGCTTTTAGAATTATTCCAGAAATTAAATCAAGAAAAAAAAATTACCATACTTACTGTAACTCATAACCCTAAAGTTGCTGAATTTGCTAACCGACGGTTATGGTTAAAAGACGGTAAACTCTGGCCGGTTAATTAA
- a CDS encoding ABC transporter permease, whose amino-acid sequence MFEFFIARRYLRAKSGKFFSASATTAIAGIFVGVAAIIIVLSVMNGFHQELKERILGLTPHIIVTKYSYEEIDNYDSLIPIIKSYPGIVSVAPFIYTKTIIRKEHISDGIVVRGIMENSGTEITDLKKIIVQGSFDLTDNSIILGLDLARSVGAQVGDEINIVAPFGGEPTPLGVLPKLTKYTVKGIFDAGMYDYNSSFAYVGLKNLQDFLGMKDAVSGFEIKVKDIHKADNIAKGLRLRLGFPFRASDWMSMNRNIFAALRLEKIVTFIVLVLIVLVAAFGIIGILVMMVMRKTKEIGILTAMGTKHKSIIKIFVLTGFMIGVIGTILGTIFGCSACVLLDKYRFVNLPGDVYFIKNLPVQIELNDIILVVSVTLIVSLLATIYPAYKAASLTPIEAIRNE is encoded by the coding sequence ATGTTTGAATTTTTTATTGCTCGTCGTTACTTACGAGCCAAAAGTGGAAAGTTTTTCTCAGCAAGTGCTACTACGGCGATTGCTGGTATCTTTGTCGGGGTTGCAGCAATCATCATTGTCCTTTCGGTAATGAACGGTTTCCATCAAGAACTAAAAGAGCGCATATTAGGTCTTACTCCTCATATCATTGTTACCAAATACTCATATGAAGAAATTGATAATTATGACTCGTTGATTCCCATAATTAAAAGTTATCCTGGTATAGTTTCAGTAGCACCATTTATTTATACAAAAACCATCATTAGAAAAGAACATATTTCGGATGGTATAGTTGTTCGGGGTATTATGGAGAACTCCGGCACAGAAATTACTGACTTAAAAAAGATTATTGTTCAGGGCAGTTTTGATTTAACTGATAATAGCATCATTCTCGGATTGGATTTAGCCCGAAGTGTTGGCGCTCAAGTTGGTGACGAAATTAACATCGTTGCGCCTTTTGGCGGTGAACCAACACCACTGGGTGTTTTACCGAAACTAACAAAATATACGGTCAAAGGCATTTTTGATGCCGGAATGTATGATTACAATTCAAGTTTTGCTTATGTTGGATTGAAAAACTTACAAGATTTTTTGGGAATGAAAGATGCAGTCTCTGGTTTTGAAATCAAAGTTAAAGACATTCATAAAGCAGACAATATCGCAAAAGGTCTTCGCCTTAGACTCGGTTTTCCGTTTCGTGCTTCTGATTGGATGAGTATGAATCGCAACATCTTTGCTGCACTGAGATTAGAAAAAATTGTTACCTTTATCGTTTTAGTGTTAATTGTTTTAGTTGCCGCATTTGGTATCATCGGTATTTTGGTTATGATGGTGATGCGCAAGACTAAAGAAATTGGTATTCTCACCGCAATGGGAACAAAGCATAAGAGCATAATTAAGATTTTTGTGCTTACTGGCTTTATGATTGGAGTTATCGGTACAATTCTGGGAACTATTTTTGGTTGTAGTGCCTGCGTACTATTGGATAAATATCGATTTGTCAATTTACCGGGCGATGTCTATTTTATTAAGAATTTACCAGTGCAAATTGAACTAAATGATATTATTCTTGTTGTTAGCGTAACCCTTATTGTTTCATTATTGGCAACAATCTATCCGGCATACAAAGCAGCGAGTTTAACACCGATTGAAGCCATAAGAAACGAATAG
- the lysS gene encoding lysine--tRNA ligase codes for MVEKTHIHDEFILRKDKLQKLISQNALSYRFDRTHTAEEIIKSFTQLSETKMAVRVAGRIVAIREHGKTKFAHLQDQSGKIQIYLRKDFLGDSFDNLDLVDIGDILGIEGEVFKTKTQEITVLVKSYQILNKSLHPMPEKWHGLKDVEVRYRQRYLDLIANPESKKILLLRIQIISLLRKFFDSKGFVEVETPILQPIYGGASARPFETYYNALDEKMFMRISDELYLKRLIIGGLEKVYEIGKDFRNEGLDRFHNPEFTQLEAYEAYKDYNDMMLLVEELFRFLCTNLFQSTTITYQDKTLDFSRPWQRVEFCSSLKAKIGIDVLSAETKKLREIAIEFGVIDKDVAPIITLPKLLDKLFSTLIQKELIEPTFVIDYPKITTPLARRHRNNPLLVERFEPIICGIEIGNAFSELNDPIEQRARFEEQLARQEEYATLDEDFLRALEYGMPPTAGLGLGVDRIVMLLTNSDSIREVIPFPQLKRIAD; via the coding sequence ATGGTCGAGAAAACACATATTCATGATGAGTTTATCTTACGAAAAGATAAACTGCAAAAACTTATTTCCCAAAATGCCCTTTCTTACCGTTTTGACCGCACACATACCGCTGAAGAAATTATCAAGAGTTTTACACAACTTTCTGAGACAAAAATGGCTGTAAGGGTTGCCGGGCGGATTGTCGCTATTCGCGAACACGGTAAGACAAAATTTGCTCATTTGCAAGACCAGTCAGGAAAAATCCAAATCTATTTAAGAAAAGACTTTCTTGGAGATAGTTTCGATAATCTTGATTTGGTCGATATTGGCGATATTCTTGGTATCGAAGGCGAAGTTTTTAAGACCAAAACCCAAGAAATAACCGTCTTAGTTAAATCTTATCAAATATTAAATAAATCTTTACATCCAATGCCTGAGAAGTGGCATGGATTAAAAGATGTTGAAGTTAGATACCGGCAAAGATATCTCGATCTAATTGCTAATCCTGAATCTAAAAAAATTCTGCTTTTGAGAATTCAGATAATTAGTCTATTAAGAAAATTTTTTGACTCAAAAGGATTTGTCGAAGTTGAAACGCCAATACTACAACCGATATATGGTGGTGCTTCGGCTCGACCATTTGAAACTTATTACAATGCCTTAGATGAAAAGATGTTTATGCGGATTTCTGACGAGTTATATTTGAAAAGACTCATTATTGGCGGACTAGAAAAAGTGTATGAAATTGGTAAAGACTTTCGTAATGAAGGTCTTGACCGTTTTCATAATCCTGAGTTTACCCAATTGGAGGCATACGAGGCTTATAAGGATTACAATGATATGATGCTATTGGTTGAAGAACTGTTCCGATTTTTATGTACCAATTTATTTCAATCGACTACGATAACTTATCAAGATAAAACCTTAGATTTTAGCAGACCTTGGCAGCGGGTTGAATTTTGTTCAAGTTTGAAGGCAAAAATTGGTATTGATGTTTTATCAGCCGAAACTAAAAAACTGAGAGAAATTGCTATTGAGTTCGGAGTGATTGACAAAGATGTTGCACCAATAATTACCTTGCCAAAACTTTTGGATAAACTGTTTTCTACATTAATCCAAAAAGAGTTGATTGAACCAACTTTTGTTATTGATTATCCCAAAATTACGACACCTTTAGCCCGCCGTCATCGTAATAATCCATTATTGGTTGAACGATTTGAACCAATTATTTGTGGCATTGAAATCGGTAATGCATTTTCTGAACTCAATGACCCGATCGAACAACGTGCCCGTTTTGAAGAGCAATTAGCACGGCAAGAAGAATATGCAACTCTGGATGAAGATTTTCTTCGGGCATTGGAATATGGTATGCCGCCTACTGCCGGTTTAGGATTAGGGGTTGATAGAATCGTGATGCTCCTTACTAACTCAGATTCTATTCGTGAGGTAATTCCATTTCCCCAACTCAAACGAATAGCCGATTGA
- a CDS encoding polyprenol monophosphomannose synthase has product MAKGLVIIPTYREAENIERIINAVLKQSEDLSVLVIDDNSPDRTAEVVEQIMKTNSRVHLIKRRAKLGLGTAYITGFKYMLQHDYDFCFEMDADFSHKPEDLPRFIELLDEYDLIIGSRYSDGISVIRWPMKRLLLSYFACMYARIVTGCPIRDLTSGFKCYKRRALEGINLDRIKSDGYGFQIEIDFMIWRKGFKIKEIPIVFEERRVGISKMSKHIIWEAFLLVLRLRFERLLGLI; this is encoded by the coding sequence ATGGCAAAAGGTCTTGTAATAATTCCAACTTATAGAGAAGCCGAAAACATCGAGCGTATAATTAATGCGGTATTAAAACAATCAGAAGATTTGTCGGTCTTAGTCATCGATGACAATTCACCTGACCGAACCGCAGAAGTAGTTGAACAAATAATGAAGACTAATTCTCGGGTTCATCTAATTAAACGACGAGCGAAATTGGGTTTAGGAACTGCGTATATTACTGGTTTTAAGTATATGTTACAACACGATTATGACTTTTGCTTTGAAATGGATGCGGATTTTTCGCATAAACCTGAAGACTTACCCCGATTTATTGAATTGTTGGATGAATACGATTTAATTATTGGGTCACGCTATTCAGACGGAATCTCGGTAATAAGATGGCCAATGAAAAGGTTACTTTTGAGTTATTTTGCTTGTATGTATGCCCGAATTGTTACCGGCTGTCCTATTAGAGACTTAACTTCAGGATTTAAGTGTTATAAACGAAGGGCATTAGAAGGAATTAACTTAGACCGAATAAAATCCGATGGCTATGGTTTTCAAATTGAGATTGATTTTATGATTTGGCGTAAGGGTTTTAAGATTAAAGAAATTCCGATTGTTTTTGAAGAACGAAGAGTTGGTATCTCTAAAATGTCTAAACATATTATTTGGGAAGCATTTCTGTTAGTGCTTCGTTTAAGATTCGAGCGATTACTGGGATTAATCTGA
- a CDS encoding YIP1 family protein: MNFFDIYLAPKRFFIQLKTKPQWVIPLILVVISSIIVAMVALATYSPEERLAQLRERNLTPEQLERAEKVISGPMVWISAIVAAVIFTPILLLITSVIINFLIPLLGSNSNFLITFGCITSAALVRIPSMFVKVILMLIKGTPFVHTSFVLFFPMLSKESFLFRLLSRIDFFTIWEIVLIALGLQTVYELKDKRSYYLIFGIWLLYIIIISLFPGRAQ; this comes from the coding sequence ATGAATTTTTTTGATATTTATTTAGCACCCAAGAGATTCTTTATACAATTAAAGACAAAGCCTCAATGGGTGATTCCGTTAATTCTGGTTGTTATATCGTCGATAATAGTTGCAATGGTTGCGCTTGCGACGTATAGTCCGGAAGAACGGTTAGCACAACTTCGCGAACGAAATCTAACACCAGAACAATTAGAACGCGCCGAAAAAGTAATCAGCGGACCGATGGTCTGGATTTCAGCGATTGTTGCAGCAGTAATCTTTACACCAATATTACTCCTAATAACTTCAGTTATTATAAATTTCTTAATACCATTGTTAGGAAGTAATAGTAATTTTCTTATTACCTTTGGTTGCATAACCTCAGCTGCTTTAGTAAGAATTCCCAGCATGTTTGTTAAAGTTATTTTAATGCTTATTAAAGGAACTCCGTTTGTTCATACCAGTTTTGTGCTTTTTTTCCCGATGCTTTCAAAAGAGTCTTTTCTCTTTAGACTTCTTTCAAGAATAGATTTCTTTACAATTTGGGAAATTGTGCTTATTGCTCTCGGTTTACAAACAGTTTATGAACTTAAAGACAAAAGAAGTTATTATCTAATATTCGGCATTTGGCTTTTGTATATAATTATAATCTCATTGTTTCCTGGTCGGGCACAATAA
- a CDS encoding TolC family protein, which translates to MFFTVLFLLSSISLSINPNDTLYLSLSEAIIMGQKYSPIQLEAKVDKSSSWLNLASSISRVLPTPSVSVTYTESQSNNFAPITTYKYKTYTGSVGLNQVLFDADVLAGVYKGKLYYDYYQLLAKDKIANLSYNIKVSYFTLGKAHNLYENAVIALKRAEDNYKLAQEKYRLGQLNEFELLRSEIYKTQAELDLLNAEKNLKVCMEDLRRQIGIKEGVTIKPTSTPSVPELKIDWETVFVNILKENILLKSSKKYKSINQMNFVQSIANLLPSIYLFGKSTYSDSLRPSTAADWKDKDVISYGIQLNFPFLEIKSYLLTIANAHNEMRRSRIQLKKSELLLCNNAIHAIFSYQEAKKRLEYAEKNLTLNQQLLQMAQKQYRLGGISQLDLFNAEINFNTAQSSYINALYDAYTSYAQIEYLLGISEPEIR; encoded by the coding sequence ATGTTCTTTACGGTTTTATTTTTACTTTCTTCCATTTCTTTAAGCATTAACCCAAATGATACTCTTTATCTTTCTCTATCCGAAGCAATTATTATGGGACAGAAGTATAGTCCAATTCAACTTGAAGCAAAGGTTGATAAAAGTAGTAGTTGGTTAAACTTAGCAAGTAGTATCTCAAGAGTTTTACCAACGCCTTCGGTCTCAGTAACTTATACTGAATCTCAAAGCAATAATTTCGCACCAATCACAACATATAAATATAAAACTTATACAGGTTCAGTCGGATTAAATCAAGTCTTATTCGATGCTGATGTTTTGGCTGGTGTATATAAAGGCAAACTCTATTATGATTATTATCAATTATTAGCAAAAGATAAAATTGCTAATTTATCTTATAATATCAAAGTAAGTTATTTTACATTAGGTAAAGCGCATAATTTATATGAGAACGCCGTGATTGCTTTGAAACGTGCTGAGGATAATTATAAACTAGCTCAAGAAAAATATCGGCTGGGACAGTTGAATGAATTTGAACTTCTCCGGAGTGAAATTTATAAAACGCAAGCAGAACTTGACCTTTTGAATGCAGAAAAAAATCTTAAAGTTTGTATGGAAGACTTACGACGACAAATAGGTATTAAGGAAGGAGTTACAATTAAACCGACATCGACCCCAAGTGTACCTGAGTTGAAAATTGATTGGGAAACAGTTTTTGTTAACATCTTAAAAGAAAATATTCTTTTGAAATCAAGCAAAAAATATAAGTCAATTAATCAGATGAATTTTGTCCAGTCAATTGCTAATTTATTACCATCAATTTATCTTTTTGGGAAAAGCACTTATTCTGATTCTTTAAGACCAAGCACAGCCGCTGATTGGAAAGATAAGGATGTTATAAGTTATGGAATTCAGTTAAACTTTCCATTTTTAGAAATTAAATCCTATTTGTTGACTATTGCTAATGCACATAATGAAATGAGAAGAAGCCGTATTCAATTAAAGAAATCTGAACTGCTTTTATGCAATAACGCTATTCATGCAATTTTTAGTTATCAAGAAGCAAAAAAACGTTTGGAGTATGCAGAAAAAAATCTGACATTGAATCAACAATTATTGCAGATGGCGCAAAAACAGTATCGATTAGGTGGAATTAGTCAATTGGATTTATTTAATGCAGAAATCAATTTTAACACTGCCCAGAGTAGTTATATTAATGCCCTTTATGATGCTTATACAAGTTATGCTCAGATTGAATATCTTTTGGGTATCTCAGAGCCAGAAATTAGATGA
- a CDS encoding efflux RND transporter periplasmic adaptor subunit, translating to MKKKARLIIIIGIVAILILIVILNLSFKDQGIKVETTVVDYGSIISKVSGDGQLKAKAQINIQSQIMGTVEKLYVKEGDIVQKGQLICLLEQTSAKADLISAQAQFEQSQQVFIRSESLYAVGLIATQEYEQFKAQYQIAQARLAQAQDRFNKTMITAPISGTVTQLNIEEGETVIVGTMNNLGTVMMVIADLTKMLGVITIDETEVPFVKPNAKSLIRISAFPDTTFDGVVRKIGYMPKQTVASNISEQSTDFEVEIELAQTSPHLRPGMSINAEIITNAKDSVLVVPIQAVGRRKIKDEEIQTVFVPDKGVAKLIPVKTGINNESQIEIIDGLKPGMQVITGPYKVLAKLKDGDRVTIDRRS from the coding sequence ATGAAGAAAAAGGCCCGACTTATTATTATAATTGGAATAGTCGCAATATTGATATTGATTGTAATACTTAATCTCTCATTCAAAGACCAAGGAATCAAAGTGGAAACAACAGTTGTTGATTACGGTTCAATTATATCAAAAGTTAGTGGTGATGGTCAACTCAAAGCCAAAGCGCAAATTAATATTCAATCTCAAATTATGGGAACAGTCGAAAAATTATATGTTAAGGAGGGCGATATTGTTCAAAAGGGGCAGTTAATTTGTTTACTGGAACAGACAAGCGCTAAGGCAGATTTAATATCGGCTCAGGCTCAATTTGAGCAGAGTCAACAGGTCTTTATCAGAAGTGAAAGTTTATATGCGGTTGGATTAATTGCCACACAAGAATATGAACAATTCAAAGCTCAATATCAAATTGCCCAAGCTCGGTTAGCTCAAGCCCAAGATCGGTTTAATAAGACAATGATTACTGCCCCCATATCCGGAACCGTGACGCAACTTAATATTGAAGAGGGCGAAACAGTAATTGTTGGAACGATGAATAATCTTGGGACTGTGATGATGGTGATTGCGGATTTGACTAAGATGCTGGGCGTTATTACTATTGATGAGACGGAAGTTCCTTTTGTTAAGCCAAATGCAAAATCACTGATAAGAATTTCAGCGTTTCCTGATACGACATTTGATGGTGTTGTGCGTAAAATCGGCTATATGCCCAAACAAACCGTTGCTTCCAATATCTCTGAACAGAGTACTGATTTCGAAGTTGAAATTGAACTTGCTCAGACATCACCCCATTTAAGACCGGGAATGTCAATTAATGCGGAAATAATTACTAATGCAAAAGATAGTGTTTTGGTTGTTCCAATACAAGCGGTCGGACGCAGAAAAATTAAAGATGAAGAGATACAAACTGTTTTTGTGCCTGATAAGGGAGTTGCAAAATTAATACCTGTAAAAACTGGCATTAATAATGAATCCCAAATTGAAATTATTGACGGTTTGAAACCAGGTATGCAAGTAATTACTGGTCCCTATAAAGTATTGGCTAAGTTAAAAGATGGTGACCGAGTAACGATTGATAGAAGGTCATAG
- a CDS encoding ABC transporter ATP-binding protein, which produces MLIKTENLAKVYKLGKAIVSALRGISVEIDKGEYVAITGPSGSGKSTFMHLLGCLDTPSSGKYFFQGKDVTRLSDIELSRLRNKAIGFVFQTFNLLPRLTVLKNVELPLIYAKVDSKIRIKKTEAMLEKIGLEHRKSHRPNELSGGEMQRVAIARALINNPEVIFADEPTGNLDSQTGKEIMTLFNELAKEGNTIILVTHDPNVAGYARRQLKMLDGKITEDKIISKI; this is translated from the coding sequence ATGCTAATTAAGACTGAAAATCTTGCTAAAGTTTACAAATTAGGTAAAGCAATTGTCTCAGCCTTAAGAGGGATTAGCGTTGAAATTGATAAAGGTGAATATGTTGCTATTACAGGTCCGTCAGGGTCAGGAAAATCTACTTTTATGCATTTATTAGGTTGTCTTGATACGCCTAGTTCCGGCAAATATTTTTTTCAAGGAAAAGATGTAACTCGCCTTTCTGATATTGAACTTTCTCGCTTGAGAAATAAAGCAATTGGATTTGTTTTTCAAACTTTTAATCTTCTACCCAGATTAACTGTGCTAAAAAATGTTGAGTTACCATTGATTTACGCGAAAGTTGATTCTAAAATCAGAATAAAAAAAACAGAAGCAATGTTGGAGAAAATTGGACTCGAGCATCGCAAATCGCATCGGCCAAATGAACTTTCTGGTGGCGAAATGCAAAGGGTTGCGATTGCTCGAGCGTTAATAAATAATCCTGAAGTTATTTTTGCAGATGAACCAACCGGTAATTTAGATTCCCAAACTGGTAAGGAAATTATGACACTCTTTAATGAACTTGCTAAAGAAGGTAACACAATAATTTTAGTTACTCATGACCCGAATGTCGCCGGTTATGCTCGAAGGCAACTAAAAATGTTAGATGGGAAAATTACTGAAGATAAAATTATCAGTAAAATATAA